In one window of Posidoniimonas corsicana DNA:
- a CDS encoding sugar phosphate isomerase/epimerase family protein, with protein MSENESSSKSFSGGVRRRAFLGATLASAASAGVPSFASEHAQETDRPEICVFTKFLQPLSYGEMAEAVAAVGFDGVEATVRKNGHVLPERVEEDLPKHQEAIHRNGLKTTMITTDVLGLDQPNTEKVLRTAASLGIKQYRMGFYRYDSGRGVREQLAEIRPRLLELAALNRELGISAVYQNHCGADFVGAPLWDIHSLINDIPASEIGSAFDIRHATVEGGLAWPLHYDLMKPHIGAVYVKDFRWAGPKPEHVPLGTGRVDKRFLKMHREAGGDCPISLHVEYLKGADAQENLAAIKRDYGVLKEWLRA; from the coding sequence ATGAGCGAGAACGAAAGTAGTTCTAAGAGTTTCTCTGGCGGCGTCCGCCGCCGCGCATTCCTCGGCGCCACGCTGGCGTCGGCGGCTTCTGCCGGCGTCCCTTCTTTCGCGAGCGAACACGCCCAAGAGACGGACAGACCGGAGATTTGTGTCTTCACTAAGTTCCTCCAGCCGCTCAGCTATGGGGAGATGGCGGAAGCAGTCGCAGCTGTTGGCTTCGACGGGGTTGAAGCCACTGTCCGCAAGAATGGGCACGTATTGCCTGAGCGAGTTGAGGAGGACCTTCCCAAGCACCAAGAGGCGATCCATCGAAACGGTCTGAAGACCACCATGATCACCACCGACGTGCTAGGCCTGGACCAGCCCAACACAGAGAAGGTGCTCCGCACGGCTGCGTCCTTGGGGATCAAACAGTACCGGATGGGGTTCTACCGGTACGACAGCGGCCGCGGCGTCCGAGAACAGCTCGCCGAGATCCGACCACGGCTACTTGAGTTGGCTGCCTTGAACCGAGAACTGGGCATTTCGGCAGTGTACCAGAACCACTGCGGCGCCGATTTTGTAGGGGCCCCGCTGTGGGACATCCACAGCCTCATAAACGACATACCGGCGAGCGAGATCGGGTCGGCCTTCGATATCCGCCACGCGACCGTGGAGGGCGGGCTCGCTTGGCCACTGCACTACGACCTCATGAAGCCGCACATCGGCGCCGTGTACGTCAAGGACTTTCGATGGGCCGGACCCAAGCCTGAACACGTCCCGCTGGGGACGGGCCGGGTCGACAAACGGTTCTTGAAGATGCACCGTGAGGCAGGGGGCGATTGCCCCATATCTCTTCACGTCGAGTACCTGAAAGGCGCCGATGCGCAGGAGAACCTTGCCGCTATCAAACGCGACTACGGCGTACTGAAGGAGTGGCTCCGGGCCTAG
- a CDS encoding XylR family transcriptional regulator has product MQKTPHVALLIETSREYARGLLRGVATYLRERGPWSIYFEPHGLDDPPPDWLVDWKGDGILARVNSREMADEILATGIPAIDLRGALVGLELPFIGVDNRPIAKLGYQHLRDLGLKNFAFCGTPKGENPNQDLRCQYFVELVEEDGAQCHVLLGEQQRQRAPSWEDQQQQIAAWLEDLPKPVGIMTCHDDRGQQVLDACRRASISVPDTVALISVDNDSHLCNLSTPPMTSIDVNPSRIGFAAAEMLGKMMRGKRPAQMTTLLGPPRGIAARRSTEMLAIDDADVELAIRYIRENATSGVRAADVVAQARSRPTTLERRFKSILGRTIKAEITRVRLDRAKLLLAETELNVSAIAVRTGFAEPKYFCEVFRKHQGVTATEYRKRFRDA; this is encoded by the coding sequence ATGCAGAAGACCCCCCATGTCGCCCTCCTCATCGAGACCTCAAGGGAGTACGCGCGCGGGCTGCTGCGTGGCGTGGCGACGTACCTGCGAGAGCGCGGCCCCTGGTCGATCTACTTCGAGCCACACGGGCTCGATGATCCACCACCTGATTGGTTGGTCGACTGGAAGGGCGACGGTATCCTTGCCCGGGTCAACAGCCGGGAGATGGCGGATGAGATTCTCGCGACCGGGATCCCCGCCATCGACCTAAGGGGGGCGCTAGTGGGACTGGAGCTGCCGTTCATCGGGGTCGACAATCGCCCGATTGCTAAGCTTGGCTACCAGCACTTGCGGGACCTGGGGTTGAAGAACTTTGCTTTCTGCGGCACCCCCAAGGGCGAGAACCCGAACCAGGACCTCCGGTGCCAGTACTTCGTCGAACTCGTAGAAGAAGACGGCGCCCAATGCCACGTGCTCCTCGGGGAGCAGCAGCGTCAACGAGCGCCCTCGTGGGAAGATCAGCAGCAGCAGATTGCTGCTTGGCTTGAGGACCTTCCCAAGCCGGTTGGGATCATGACTTGCCATGACGACCGTGGGCAGCAAGTACTCGACGCGTGCCGTCGGGCATCTATCTCGGTTCCCGACACGGTGGCGTTGATAAGCGTCGACAACGACTCCCACCTGTGCAACCTCAGCACGCCGCCAATGACAAGCATCGACGTCAACCCCAGCAGGATCGGGTTTGCCGCCGCGGAGATGTTGGGAAAAATGATGCGTGGCAAGCGTCCCGCACAGATGACCACCCTGCTAGGTCCGCCCCGCGGAATTGCTGCACGCAGATCCACAGAGATGCTTGCTATCGACGATGCCGACGTCGAGTTAGCAATCCGCTACATCCGTGAAAACGCCACCAGTGGCGTGCGTGCTGCGGACGTTGTAGCGCAGGCCCGCAGCCGCCCCACAACCCTAGAACGCCGCTTCAAGAGCATCCTTGGCAGAACGATCAAGGCAGAGATCACCCGTGTCCGCCTAGATCGAGCTAAGCTGCTACTCGCCGAGACGGAACTCAATGTGTCCGCCATTGCAGTGCGCACCGGGTTCGCCGAGCCTAAGTACTTTTGCGAGGTGTTCCGTAAGCACCAAGGGGTTACCGCCACCGAGTACCGGAAGAGGTTTCGCGACGCGTAG
- a CDS encoding SDR family NAD(P)-dependent oxidoreductase, translating to MELQGKRALITGGTRGIGEAIATDFVSHGASVVVNSRTDDPAARAAVARLRSLGPAEHIAADIADAEDIGSLVEKAVAFMGGLDILVHNAGGPAPGTVESIPPEDWMLAFDVHVHAAYHLCRFGLPYLRQNTEGVILLMSSAAAIRGCPGALAYGTVKGAITQFTRMLARDVADDNIRVNAVAPGIIRTRFHDAMTPDAQSHNLANRIPLHREGTVDDVAEVAHLLTTNEFITGETYVIDGGMSMQMVR from the coding sequence ATGGAGCTACAAGGCAAGCGGGCGTTAATCACCGGAGGAACACGGGGCATAGGGGAGGCGATTGCGACCGACTTCGTAAGTCACGGGGCAAGCGTAGTGGTCAACAGCCGGACCGACGACCCCGCGGCCAGAGCCGCGGTGGCTCGACTTCGGTCGCTCGGCCCGGCGGAGCACATCGCTGCAGACATCGCCGACGCGGAAGATATCGGCTCGCTGGTCGAGAAAGCCGTGGCTTTCATGGGAGGCCTCGACATCCTCGTGCACAATGCAGGCGGACCCGCCCCTGGCACGGTCGAGAGTATACCCCCCGAAGACTGGATGCTGGCTTTCGATGTGCACGTTCACGCCGCGTACCACCTGTGCCGCTTCGGCCTTCCCTACCTCCGGCAGAACACTGAGGGCGTGATCCTGTTGATGTCGTCCGCAGCCGCAATCCGCGGCTGCCCCGGCGCCCTGGCTTACGGAACGGTGAAGGGGGCGATTACCCAATTCACCCGGATGTTGGCGCGCGACGTCGCTGACGACAACATCCGAGTGAACGCGGTAGCGCCGGGCATCATCCGGACACGTTTCCACGACGCCATGACGCCCGACGCGCAGAGCCACAATCTAGCCAACCGCATCCCGCTGCACCGCGAAGGCACGGTAGACGATGTCGCCGAAGTAGCGCACCTGCTCACGACAAACGAGTTCATAACCGGCGAGACCTACGTCATCGACGGCGGCATGAGCATGCAGATGGTGCGATGA
- a CDS encoding polysaccharide lyase family 7 protein, which produces MAAVAHAALAPTLAATPPGKVLDLSSWKLTLPYDTKHQSGNPDEVTQPELATFSDPENFRTSDSGDYVLFRAACDGKGTENSKYPRSELREMSPTGRTEAEWATDDGGAHAIEVEIAVTQTPRTKEHVVCLQIHDHEDDLLMVRLEDDLLFIERDGEPDVILDSEYRLGKRFKIRMIAKAGRVKTWHNGVLAMDWPVKARRCYFKVGCYTQSNRSREKRPGSYGEVAVYRLGLSHSGSTE; this is translated from the coding sequence GTGGCCGCAGTGGCCCATGCCGCGTTGGCGCCCACCTTAGCGGCAACACCGCCTGGGAAGGTGCTGGACCTCTCCTCTTGGAAGCTTACGCTCCCGTACGACACGAAACACCAATCGGGCAACCCTGACGAGGTGACCCAGCCAGAGCTGGCCACGTTTAGTGACCCGGAGAACTTTCGCACGTCCGACTCAGGGGACTATGTGTTGTTCCGTGCTGCCTGCGACGGGAAGGGAACCGAAAACTCGAAGTACCCACGATCGGAGCTGCGGGAGATGAGCCCCACGGGGCGAACTGAAGCAGAATGGGCCACCGACGACGGTGGGGCACACGCTATCGAGGTCGAGATCGCGGTCACCCAGACGCCCCGCACCAAAGAGCATGTTGTCTGTTTGCAGATCCACGATCACGAGGACGATCTGCTCATGGTGCGATTGGAGGACGATTTGCTTTTCATCGAACGTGACGGCGAACCCGATGTCATCCTCGACTCAGAATACCGTCTTGGCAAGCGTTTCAAGATCCGCATGATTGCGAAGGCAGGACGCGTCAAGACCTGGCACAACGGCGTTCTAGCAATGGATTGGCCTGTCAAGGCGAGGCGGTGCTACTTCAAGGTCGGGTGCTACACCCAGTCCAATCGTTCGCGAGAAAAGAGGCCAGGGTCGTACGGCGAGGTTGCAGTCTATCGTCTGGGGCTATCGCATTCCGGCTCCACAGAATGA
- a CDS encoding right-handed parallel beta-helix repeat-containing protein, whose product MLATQAFGAAEIFVAPQGADANKGTRSAPLRTLSAARDRARMQAGKEPVTVIVADGVYYLAEPLTFTPADSGAPDTPVVYRSENEGGAVLSGGARLELRWTTYQDGILQASTPEGIAIDQLFVNGVRRHMARYPNHDATKTTSAYQGFAKDAFAKQRAAGWADPTGGYIHAMHRSRWGGYHYRITGKKPSGEVTYEGGWQNNRRMGMHEEHRMVENIFEELDAPGEWFHDATNRILYYMPIDGESPEESVVEVVRLPRVIDIRGSLEEPVHNITLEGFVVRHAARTFMQTDEPLLRSDWAIHRGGALLVTGGEDIIIRDMEFDQLGGNAIFFNNYNRRVRVQGCHIHDVGASGVCFVGDADAVRNPLFEYRQKNDLQRIDRTPGPQSENYPADGVVEDCLIHGIGRVERQPAGVQISMSRAIAVRDTSIYDCARAGINIGDGCWGGHLIERCDVFDTVLETHDHGSFNSWGRDRYWRSDRSVTQEAVDADPNLPFLDAAETTVIRNSRWRCDHGWDIDLDDGSSNYDIYNNLMLNGGLKLREGFRRRAWNNITVNNGFHPHVWFDQSQDEVFSNIFMAGHRGAQTPAENAQGKRIDANLFFVTDARTVDRYARFGWDVDSIVANPRFIDPSSGDFRVAEGSPAREVGFRNFPMDQFGVKKSSLRSIARTPEIPPLKPGDGHESRGRRRPKAADAEFFWLGAKLHGLKGEEYSAFGTRKADGGVALVEAPESSLAAAVGLKTNDLIQAVNGAATPGIAQFLGAVAESGPSPLLVQIVRDQQPVEVAVSPSVKIDFETSDNVDELAVPTTSSLSVTAAKATSNSPLRSLTDGNVADSYGPVFPNGENGGAYKINLGKVQDVKAIRAWSHNKHGRRGAQRLTLYGSTLSRDPGWNVADRERFTPIASVDTTRLPRSEFEMSGVAAGAGSSLGAFRWVVWRVYPVTNSEENTAFQELAVEIGK is encoded by the coding sequence TTGCTCGCGACTCAGGCCTTCGGGGCCGCCGAGATCTTCGTCGCGCCCCAGGGCGCGGACGCCAATAAGGGGACGCGGTCAGCCCCGCTCAGAACGCTCTCCGCCGCCCGCGACCGGGCTCGGATGCAGGCCGGCAAAGAGCCTGTAACCGTCATCGTTGCGGACGGCGTCTACTACCTTGCTGAGCCGCTGACCTTTACGCCGGCGGACTCCGGCGCCCCGGATACTCCGGTCGTGTACCGATCAGAGAACGAGGGCGGCGCGGTCCTGAGCGGCGGTGCTCGGCTCGAACTGCGGTGGACCACCTACCAGGATGGAATCCTTCAGGCCTCAACGCCTGAAGGGATCGCGATTGACCAGCTCTTCGTGAATGGCGTTCGGCGCCACATGGCGCGCTACCCTAACCACGACGCGACCAAGACGACCTCGGCCTATCAGGGGTTCGCCAAGGACGCCTTCGCGAAGCAGCGTGCGGCCGGCTGGGCCGATCCAACGGGCGGCTACATCCACGCCATGCACCGCTCCCGCTGGGGCGGCTACCACTACCGGATCACCGGCAAGAAGCCCAGCGGAGAAGTGACGTACGAAGGGGGCTGGCAGAACAATCGTCGCATGGGGATGCACGAAGAGCACCGGATGGTAGAGAACATCTTCGAGGAGCTAGACGCCCCGGGCGAATGGTTCCACGACGCAACAAACCGCATCCTCTACTACATGCCGATCGATGGAGAGTCACCGGAGGAATCGGTGGTTGAGGTGGTGCGTCTCCCGCGTGTCATCGACATCCGGGGCTCGCTTGAGGAACCGGTCCACAACATCACTCTGGAGGGCTTTGTGGTGCGCCACGCTGCGCGCACCTTCATGCAGACAGACGAGCCCCTCCTCCGCTCGGACTGGGCGATCCACCGGGGCGGCGCCCTCCTGGTCACCGGTGGCGAAGACATAATCATCCGTGACATGGAGTTCGACCAGCTAGGCGGCAACGCCATCTTCTTCAACAACTACAACCGCCGAGTCCGGGTGCAGGGCTGCCACATCCACGATGTCGGCGCGAGCGGCGTCTGTTTTGTGGGGGACGCCGACGCGGTTCGGAACCCGCTGTTTGAGTACCGGCAGAAGAACGACCTCCAGAGAATCGACCGCACCCCAGGCCCGCAGTCAGAGAACTACCCGGCGGATGGGGTAGTGGAGGATTGCCTCATACACGGCATCGGCCGTGTTGAACGCCAGCCGGCAGGCGTGCAGATCTCGATGTCACGAGCAATCGCCGTGCGGGACACATCAATCTACGACTGCGCTCGAGCTGGAATCAACATCGGCGACGGCTGCTGGGGTGGTCACTTGATTGAGCGGTGCGATGTCTTTGACACGGTGCTCGAGACCCACGACCACGGATCGTTCAACTCGTGGGGTCGTGATCGGTACTGGCGCAGCGACCGCAGTGTGACCCAAGAGGCCGTGGACGCCGACCCAAACCTGCCGTTCCTGGACGCAGCCGAGACTACTGTTATCAGGAACAGCAGGTGGCGGTGCGATCACGGCTGGGACATCGACCTTGACGACGGTTCGAGCAACTACGACATCTACAACAACTTGATGCTCAACGGCGGGCTCAAGCTACGCGAAGGCTTCCGCCGTCGCGCGTGGAACAATATCACGGTCAACAATGGGTTTCACCCCCACGTGTGGTTCGATCAAAGCCAAGACGAGGTCTTCTCGAACATCTTCATGGCGGGGCACCGGGGGGCCCAAACCCCCGCGGAAAACGCCCAAGGAAAACGCATCGACGCAAACCTGTTCTTCGTGACGGACGCTCGCACTGTCGACCGCTACGCCCGGTTCGGATGGGACGTCGACTCAATCGTAGCTAACCCCCGATTCATCGATCCGTCCTCCGGCGACTTCCGGGTGGCCGAGGGGTCGCCCGCCCGCGAGGTCGGTTTCCGCAACTTCCCGATGGACCAGTTCGGGGTGAAGAAATCATCCCTCCGATCGATCGCGAGAACGCCTGAGATCCCGCCGCTCAAACCGGGCGACGGGCATGAGAGTCGAGGCCGCCGACGCCCGAAAGCTGCTGATGCCGAATTCTTCTGGCTGGGCGCCAAGCTTCACGGCCTCAAGGGGGAGGAGTACTCGGCCTTTGGAACCCGCAAAGCAGACGGCGGCGTCGCCTTGGTCGAGGCGCCAGAGTCCTCTCTCGCCGCCGCGGTCGGCCTCAAGACGAACGACCTCATCCAAGCAGTCAATGGGGCGGCGACTCCAGGCATTGCGCAGTTCCTCGGGGCGGTCGCAGAGTCAGGTCCATCTCCGTTGCTGGTCCAGATTGTTCGGGACCAGCAGCCAGTAGAGGTCGCCGTATCGCCTTCGGTCAAGATAGACTTTGAAACGTCCGACAACGTCGACGAGCTGGCCGTGCCCACCACGTCGTCGCTATCGGTGACGGCCGCAAAGGCGACTTCCAACAGCCCGCTCCGCAGCCTGACTGACGGAAACGTGGCCGACAGCTACGGGCCGGTCTTCCCCAACGGTGAGAACGGGGGCGCCTACAAGATCAACCTAGGCAAGGTGCAGGACGTCAAAGCAATCCGGGCTTGGTCCCACAATAAGCACGGCAGACGCGGAGCGCAGCGGCTGACGCTCTACGGCAGCACATTGAGCCGAGACCCTGGCTGGAATGTGGCCGATCGTGAGCGGTTCACTCCTATTGCTTCGGTGGACACAACACGGCTGCCACGGTCGGAGTTCGAGATGTCAGGCGTCGCCGCGGGAGCGGGGAGCTCCCTCGGCGCGTTTCGATGGGTCGTGTGGCGGGTCTACCCAGTCACCAACTCTGAAGAGAACACGGCGTTCCAAGAGCTAGCGGTAGAGATCGGCAAGTAA
- a CDS encoding PEP-CTERM sorting domain-containing protein has translation MAASIQAGTVVLYTEDLSAWNDTGRNDLGDGVLPYGVFEVDDVDAGFGTTPFTTGKGLRVVDLTDEDKPEIHGQLAAPLFEPFRVDFQSYNDSTVASSSAIRFRMGNNDVNVTSENNAAFSVSWQADGDVNAKYSGAEDGVGDVDTTSTDPMLNVIVDVTMVANAALSGVYTYDIFGETRTLDPLHYDLYIDGVLLNSSSPGDTKHDDFKNGLQFHYDKSGTTYDTALGLQQFALFGSGTSNTDPDVYYDNIILTTGVDIGNRVPEPASAAGLLIATLLSGATRRRRTS, from the coding sequence ATGGCCGCCTCGATTCAAGCTGGTACTGTCGTTCTCTATACAGAGGACCTAAGCGCATGGAACGACACCGGACGCAACGACCTGGGCGACGGAGTGCTGCCCTATGGCGTCTTTGAGGTCGATGATGTCGACGCCGGCTTCGGCACCACGCCGTTCACCACCGGCAAGGGCCTCCGAGTCGTTGACCTCACCGATGAGGACAAGCCGGAGATTCACGGCCAGTTGGCGGCCCCGCTGTTCGAGCCGTTTCGGGTCGACTTCCAGTCGTACAACGACAGCACCGTTGCAAGCTCCAGCGCGATACGCTTTCGGATGGGGAACAACGACGTCAACGTGACCTCAGAGAACAACGCCGCCTTCTCGGTGTCCTGGCAGGCGGACGGCGATGTGAACGCCAAGTACAGCGGCGCCGAGGATGGCGTCGGCGACGTGGACACGACAAGCACCGACCCGATGCTGAATGTGATTGTCGACGTCACGATGGTGGCCAACGCCGCCCTCTCCGGTGTCTACACCTACGACATCTTCGGCGAAACCCGCACGCTGGATCCATTGCACTACGACCTGTATATCGACGGGGTTCTGCTCAACTCGAGCAGCCCTGGCGACACGAAGCACGACGACTTCAAGAACGGGCTTCAGTTCCACTACGACAAGTCGGGCACCACGTATGACACCGCGCTTGGCCTACAGCAGTTCGCGCTCTTCGGCAGCGGCACATCGAATACCGACCCCGACGTTTACTACGACAACATCATCCTTACAACCGGAGTTGACATCGGGAACCGCGTTCCCGAACCCGCGTCGGCGGCGGGTCTACTCATTGCGACCCTTCTGTCCGGGGCGACTCGACGTCGCCGGACAAGCTAG